CGGCCCTTCGGGAAGcagggtgaggagagggagggaccAGGTGCATCTGACGCTCAGTTACCCATATTCTGGGGCCCGAGCCCACACAGCTTCCTGGGACCACGGGTCAGTTCCCAGCGGAGCCTAGCGGAGCAATAAAGCCAATGTCTTTGACGAGGAGAGCGCAGGGTCCCCTGTCTGagggagggctgcctggagggAGCAAGGGAGAGAATCAGAGGTTCTCATCACATTGAGTCTGGATTTCCCTTCTGACACGTTAGAAGCTGCAGGATGCTGACATTGCAAAGCTCATGGAGGACCTGGACCGGAACAAGGACCAGGTGGTGAACTTCCAGGAATATGTCACCTTTCTGGGGGCCTTGGCTTTGATCTACAATGACGCCCTCAAGGGCTGAAAACATATCAGGAGGTGGAGACACCCTCGAGCGGGCCTGCCTAAGTCAAATACTGAAATACTGTGGTGGAtaactgttcaataaatatcattttttggTCAAGTCTGCC
This portion of the Mustela lutreola isolate mMusLut2 chromosome 14, mMusLut2.pri, whole genome shotgun sequence genome encodes:
- the S100A6 gene encoding protein S100-A6, producing MACPLDQAIGLLVAIFHKYSGREGDKSTLSKKELKELIQKELTIGAKLQDADIAKLMEDLDRNKDQVVNFQEYVTFLGALALIYNDALKG